Proteins co-encoded in one Cercospora beticola chromosome 7, complete sequence genomic window:
- a CDS encoding uncharacterized protein (CAZy:GT2_Glycos_transf~CAZy:GT2_Glyco_tranf_2), translating to MGPDIDGDKMNGNHKDRILVTGGAGFIGSCLVAKLLREGHEVVALDNFSTSPLNTLRNVISNSNFTLVQWSLTPSSHAFCIFADTLTFRANIADPIPGDIEPCSRIYHLACPASPKYFSTDPLTILDTCYFGTRNVLEKARQWNARLLLASTSEVYGQPERNIQAETYFGNVNCFGPRSCYDEGKRVAEALAFAYRVQHPDSPEIRIARIFNAYGPGMHASDGRVVTNFIGAALRGEDLVITGDGKSTRCFQYVDDCVAGLTSLMESSWQHGPVNIGCEKETTIQELADLVVKTVSEITGGPQVGVVYGDPLPDDPLQRRPDCTLAKKVLDMYHVQQTEETLPPISAQEKKRRKRADAIWRPLTLSIWALQSYLIYLLVQGIRSTKPSDQQPWTPIFFICWQITQLATSILGESYRFLLWSGVTLRRKTRLVGAHAPLVDIIVVSCGEERSVILDTLRSACAQDYPNFRVLLGDDGNDDELEEEIQQLREISPCELLYYRRPGKSGCKRGYKAGNMNAALAYLDTLSSERTEFCAFLDCDMIVEPDFLRATMGHLVQNPKAGVVVVPQSFYNLPLNDPLYSSMYIHNWQDQVERDTLGAVWETGPGVVFRRKAIEGMGGFDEWVLMEDIIAGMLLNGLGWETVLCYEQLQWGMVPDTFAGYIAQRRKWCVGTVRGAMIAKFGFHPQKMSKLTWRQRMVQFWYCISPYVSATQRTILPLAFLLLVATKQPLVVPINLRLLRRMTVMIGVAYRIQFMVSGWLCSYHMVRRKMEAATWLSPYLFLVIVKELLPHWLAGVPIRFTPTQLLESNLLERDAKLRAPLWHRIVVTIVYQGLWYHLLIATIAVSMFYDGYAAAKSQKTADGVCHHLWSHILAPGGDWLVYGDLLAPLFYIIWPPTMPARRDMLEKSSCGKMETWYPKLYYRQENWEWYGTFVKEIIMGVAYAFYLLVDREYCT from the exons CTCACATTTAGAGCCAATATAGCAGACCCAATACCTGGGGACATTGAGCCATGTAGCCGCATATACCATCTTGCATGCCCTGCGAGCCCAAAGTACTTCTCGACAGATCCGTTGACGATCCTGGATACATGCTATTTTGGCACACGGAATGTTCTTGAGAAGGCCCGGCAATGGAACGCGAGACTTCTCCTGGCCAGCACATCTGAAGT TTATGGACAGCCCGAGCGGAATATTCAGGCCGAGACCTACTTCGGCAACGTCAATTGCTTCGGTCCGCGCTCATGTTACGACGAGGGTAAACGCGTCGCCGAGGCACTTGCGTTCGCATATCGTGTTCAGCATCCAGACTCGCCGGAAATCCGAATCGCTCGGATCTTCAACGCTTAT GGTCCCGGCATGCATGCTTCAGACGGCCGAGTTGTCACCAACTTCATCGGAGCAGCATTGCGAGGCGAGGATCTTGTGATCACAGGCGATGGAAAATCCACGCGCTGCTTCCAGTACGTGGACGACTGTGTTGCCGGTCTGACTAGTCTGATGGAGAGCTCTTGGCAACATGGTCCTGTGAATATTGGATGCGAAAAGGAGACCACTATTCAGGAGCTTGCGGACCTGGTTGTCAAGACTGTGTCAGAAATCACAGGTGGTCCTCAGGTTGGCGTTGTCTATGGCGATCCATTACCTGATGATCCTCTGCAGAGAAGACCTGATTGCACGTTGGCGAAGAAAGTGTTAG ATATGTACCATGTACAACAGACAGAAGAAACTCTCCCACCTATCTCCGCTCAAGAAAAGAAACGAAGAAAGCGTGCAGATGCCATCTGGAGGCCTTTGACCTTGTCGATATGGGCACTACAATCGTATCTGATTTACCTACTGGTCCAGGGTATACGATCGACGAAGCCAAGTGATCAACAGCCGTGGACTCCGATCTTCTTCATATGCTGGCAGATTACGCAGCTCG CAACATCAATACTAGGCGAGTCATACCGTTTCCTACTATGGTCCGGAGTCACTCTCAGGCGGAAGACCCGGCTGGTCGGTGCCCATGCTCCATTGGTGGACATCATAGTCGTCAGCTGTGGCGAAGAACGAAGCGTTATCCTTGACACCTTGCGATCAGCGTGTGCACAGGACTATCCAAACTTCCGTGTGCTTCTAGGAGACGATGGAAACGACGacgagctggaagaagaaatTCAACAGCTGCGTGAGATCTCGCCTTGCGAGTTACTCTACTACCGCAGACCTGGAAAGAGTGGATGCAAACGAGGATACAAAGCTGGAAATATGAATGCTGCTTTGGCGTATCTGGACACTTTGAGTAGCGAACGCACCGAGTTCTGTGCATTCTTGGACTGTGACATGATTGTGGAACCCGACTTTTTACGAGCCACGATGGGACATCTTGTACAGAATCCAAAGGCTGGCGTTGTTGTCGTGCC TCAAAGCTTCTACAACCTCCCATTGAATGATCCTCTATACTCGTCCATGTACATCCATAACTGGCAGGATCAAGTCGAGCGTGACACACTTGGTGCAGTTTGGGAGACTGGGCCTGGGGTTGTCTTTCGACGAAAAGCAATCGAAGGCATGGGTGGGTTTGACGAATGGGTACTTATGGAAGACATAATTGCTGGCATGCTGTTGAACGGCCTTGGCTGGGAGACAGTCTTATGCTATGAGCAACTGCAATGGGGTATGGTCCCTGACACTTTTGCAGGATATATCGCGCAACGACGGAAATGG TGCGTTGGAACAGTTCGAGGCGCCATGATAGCAAAATTCGGATTCCATCCGCAGAAGATGAGCAAACTCACTTGGCGTCAACGTATGGTACAGTTCTGGTATTGCATATCGCCATACGTTTCAGCCACGCAAAGGACTATTTTACCACTGGCATTCCTGCTCCTGGTGGCCACAAAGCAACCTCTGGTTGTTCCAATCAACTTGCGACTGTTGCGTCGAATGACTGTCATGATCGGTGTAGCATACCGTATTCAATTCATGGTATCTGGCTGGCTTTGCAGTTATCACATGGTCCGAAGGAAGATGGAGGCGGCAACATGGCTTAGTCCATACCTCTTCTTGGTGATCGTGAAGGAGCTACTTCCACACTGGCTGGCCGGAGTGCCAATAAGATTCACGCCTACGCAGTTACTGGAATCGAATCTGCTCGAACGAGATGCAAAGCTTCGAGCACCTCTTTGGCATAGAATCGTGGTGACTATCGTGTACCAAGGTCTCTGGTACCATCTCCTCATCGCTACAATAGCTGTCAGCATGTTCTACGACGGTTACGCCGCCGCCAAGTCACAGAAGACTGCTGACGGGGTATGTCATCACCTCTGGTCTCACATTCTTGCTCCGGGTGGAGATTGGCTCGTCTACGGAGATCTCCTAGCACCACTATTTTATATAATATGGCCTCCGACTATGCCAGCACGGCGTGACATGCTGGAGAAGTCAAGTTGTGGCAAGATGGAGACTTGGTATCCAAAGCTTTACTACAGGCAGGAGAACTGGGAGTGGTACGGAACTTTCGTCAAAGAAATCATTATGGGTGTAGCTTATGCGTTCTACCTTTTGGTCGATAGGGAATACTGTACATAG
- a CDS encoding uncharacterized protein (BUSCO:EOG09260HSP), whose protein sequence is MPAKRKAPVVDGRATKRIASGAATPISMDDGDEEYDGTSDEFDEEERQAPRKYDKVVQRYQPATYQKPAAAASSHGDAASHLFKSTRNFFNETLKPDHHLRPLWIDPANGKVVLETFAPSFKQAQNFLINIAEPQSRTTNMHEYTISPHSLFAAVSVGLTEQDIIRDLELFSKTKVPANIIDFVHEVTQSFGKVRLVLKHNKYFVESNDASVLQMLLRDPVISSTRVDDTEDLQTDKAAKKGNLTIQGTAQARADKEAMQQAEAAQKRDEEDDSDDEFGGRDAEKTMTEFLREEEDDEDTDLVHSFEIDGNQIQKVQEHCNVKLNLPLTEEYDFRADDINANLDIDLRPNVQIRYYQEHALSKMFGNGRARSGIIVLPCGAGKTLVGITAACTVKKSAIVLCTSAMSAVQWKEEFKKWSNINPDDIAIFTSGEKESLREKAGVIICTYSMVTQNTRRAHDSQKVMDFITGREWGLMVLDEVHVVPAEMFRRVTERIKTHSKLGLTATLLREDDKIKDLNFLIGPKLYEANWLQLSEEGHIARVQCAEVWCPMTTEFYKEYLEAKTTNKRSLLSTMNPRKYQACQFLIDFHERRGDKVIVFSDNVYALEKYAKGMTKPYIYGDTGQREREIVLQNFQQNDAVSTIFLSKIGDTSLDLPEATCLIQISSHYGSRRQEAQRLGRILRAKRRNDEGFNAFFYSLVSKDTNEMYYSSKRQAFLVDQGYAFKVITHLNGIERMPNLAFNTQQERMTLLTDVLLQNDTTGDVEDIKDDLFSDRNVSRTKKKGSGVRRQAGTLSSLAGGDNMAYMEHDKGRNPNKALAKPRNTFFKKNAAAQARRAKAAKDFADQV, encoded by the exons ATGCCGGCGAAGCGGAAGGCACCCGTCGTTGATGGGCGGGCGACGAAACGAATCGCCTCAGGCGCCGCCACCCCGATCTCGAtggacgatggcgacgaggaATACGATGGGACCAGCGACGAattcgatgaagaggagaggcAGGCGCCACGGAAGTACGACA AAGTAGTCCAGAGGTACCAGCCTGCCACATACCAGAAacctgccgccgccgcctcatcGCACGGCGACGCTGCCAGTCATCTCTTCAAATCTACGCGCAATTTCTTCAACGAGACCCTCAAACCTGATCACCACCTCCGCCCGTTGTGGATCGATCCAGCCAACGGCAAGGTCGTACTCGAGACCTTTGCACCGAGTTTCAAACAGGCACAGAACTTTTTGATCAATATTGCCGAGCCACAAAGTCGAACGACAAATATGCACGAATATACAATCAGTCCTCACAGTCTGTTTGCCGCAGTGTCTGTGGGTCTGACCGAGCAAGACATCATCCGCGATCTCGAGCTGTTCTCGAAGACGAAGGTCCCTGCTAACATCATCGACTTCGTGCACGAGGTGACTCAGTCTTTTGGAAAAGTGAGACTCGTGTTGAAGCACAATAAATACTTTGTGGAAAGCAACGATGCGTCCGTGCTGCAAATGCTGCTGCGGGACCCGGTCATTAGCTCGACACGTGTAGATGATACTGAGGATCTACAGACGGACaaggcggcgaagaagggcaatCTGACGATTCAAGGAACCGCACAGGCAAGAGCAGATAAGGAGGCTATGCAGCAAGCGGAGGCAGCACAAAAGCgagacgaagaggatgattCAGACGACGAATTTGGTGGCCGCGATGCGGAGAAGACCATGACGGAGTTTCTgcgcgaggaagaagatgatgaggataCAGACCTTGTTCATTCCTTCGAAATCGATGGCAATCAGATACAAAAGGTGCAGGAGCACTGCAACGTCAAGCTCAACCTGCCGTTGACCGAGGAGTATGATTTTCGAGCAGATGATATCAATGCGAATCTGGATATCGACCTGCGGCCGAATGTGCAAATCAGATACTACCAAGAACATGCGCTCAGTAAGATGTTCGGAAACGGACGCGCTCGAAGTGGCATCATCGTTCTGCCATGCGGAGCCGGCAAGACCTTGGTCGGCATTACTGCAGCCTGCACGGTCAAGAAGAGTGCGATCGTGCTGTGCACAAGCGCCATGAGTGCTGTCCAGTGGAAGGAAGAGTTCAAGAAATGGTCGAATATCAACCCTGACGACATTGCCATTTTCACCAGCGGTGAGAAGGAAAGCCTGCGGGAGAAGGCGGGAGTCATCATCTGCACGTACAGTATGGTCACGCAGAACACTCGTCGTGCCCACGACAGCCAAAAGGTCATGGACTTCATCACTGGGCGAGAGTGGGGCCTCATGGTTCTGGACGAGGTCCACGTGGTGCCAGCAGAGATGTTCAGGCGAGTGACAGAACGCATCAAGACACATTCGAAACTCGGACTCACTGCAACCCTCCTGCGAGAAGACGACAAGATCAAAGATCTAAACTTCCTCATCGGACCGAAACTGTACGAGGCCAATTGGCTTCAGCTCAGCGAGGAAGGACACATTGCGCGTGTGCAGTGCGCAGAAGTATGGTGTCCAATGACTACCGAATTCTACAAGGAGTACCTAGAAGCCAAGACAACAAACAAGCGAAGCTTGCTGTCGACGATGAATCCGCGCAAGTACCAGGCATGCCAGTTCTTGATCGACTTCCATGAGAGGCGTGGTGACAAAGTCATTGTATTCTCAGACAATGTCTACGCTTTGGAGAAATACGCAAAGGGCATGACTAAACCATACATCTATGGTGACACAGGTCAGCGCGAGCGCGAGATTGTGCTGCAGAACTTCCAACAGAACGACGCCGTGTCTACTATCTTCCTGTCCAAGATTGGTGACACGTCTCTCGACTTGCCGGAGGCGACATGCCTGATTCAGATCTCCTCGCACTACGGATCCCGGCGTCAAGAAGCACAGCGCCTGGGTCGTATCTTGCGGGCAAAGCGACGTAATGACGAAGGCTTCAATGCCTTCTTCTACTCCCTGGTCAGCAAAGACACAAATGAAATGTACTACTCCTCCAAGCGACAAGCATTCCTAGTCGATCAAGGCTATGCTTTCAAGGTCATCACGCATCTCAATGGGATCGAGAGAATGCCGAACCTGGCTTTCAACACTCAGCAGGAGCGAATGACACTGCTCACTGATGTGCTGCTCCAAAACGACACCACGGGCGACGTCGAGGATATCAAGGACGATCTATTCAGCGATCGGAACGTATCGCGaaccaagaagaagggcagtGGTGTGCGAAGGCAAGCTGGCACGTTGTCGTCGCTGGCAGGAGGAGATAATATGGCGTACATGGAGCACGACAAGGGCAGAAACCCGAACAAGGCGCTGGCCAAACCGAGAAACACGTTTTTCAAGAAGAATGCGGCGGCGCAAGCCAGGCGGGCGAAAGCTGCGAAAGATTTTGCGGACCAGGTTTAG
- a CDS encoding uncharacterized protein (CAZy:GH106): MKILVSLSMLPALALGCTVQPESVYDSFLNPPLAFRPFFRYWVPDATASPEVIAKDIALLKEVGAGGLEPIGFYNYGGTQSDPATSRADWSKFGWGTEAWINTTRTAFQAAKDHGLLMDFALGPNQGSGVPAEPETEGLQYDLVPFNVWIPLGGSFSGKLPGWGSGKLVAASTALVLEQQPVNISTNPDFLGTVYTNGTRHILETRSLKDVSDAVAQDGSLNIEFPHNETGIEHRLFAFYEKFSGYREQISPERIVQVPQTPVGSYIQNGSWVNDHFSVAGAQLLIDFWENTMLDDDLRQLLRDVGNLAWEDSMEFGAGVAVWWTPNMLQAFQSLIGYDFTKFLPLIFSHVSQDPGPLPSPDQFFTSDDDEGQHYLHDYWTTLTALNRVYLDTLSDWARNGLNCRYSAQVVYNLPMEMAANVPAVDVPESNLAGLNIVSNELGAEYAAAYTQTLPELISDVKRSIMGGANRMVYHGYPYSGNYPNTSWPGYTTFYYRFSSMHGPRQPAWEYYNDYMSWTSRMQPIAQSGVPKMDVAFWIHDLTTYITLPKYNVSEMDKIGFTYEYISPSNFDLSNAYVRHGVLAPDRQAFKALVIRRNDTMTLLGAQRVAEWALQGLKVVFVGGLPQQVSTHSEQKNRIEIASILQRMANLHNFFVVPENDLAESLRSVVGLTPKALVSTEGLWQTYWREDENERRITVILYNDAVGRPHGEGTSNGTVRFAVQGAPYLYDGWTGTSIAVRTCRVSDDGITIPLTIAGNQTLILAFHKDETPRCECFGLPPGVSLHDTTEGNVLRVQNRETARDLKLLDGRVIQLEAAPHALELENWTLIVESWLPPNASRTGSDDSYDSLKTNETFQITELKSWSTISNTLRNTSGRGFYTASFDWPLSGARSNGAEIDLGFILHTARVWINDNQLPPLDPTAPSCDISEYLRVGSNEVRVVVSTTLGGAVREHWTSIMVEGAPVTMTALPPDEQMQGLVAPVNIIPYSVTIVS; this comes from the exons AATTTGGCTGGGGTACAGAGGCCTGGATCAATACTACTCGTACTGCATTTCAGGCTGCAAAAGATCACGGACTATTGATGGACTTTGCTCTTGGCCCGAATCAAGGATCTGGCGTCCCTGCGGAGCCCGAGACCGAGGGATTACAGTACGATCTCGTGCCATTCAACGTCTGGATTCCACTTGGTGGGTCTTTCAGTGGCAAGTTGCCCGGTTGGGGCTCTGGAAAGCTGGTCGCTGCCTCCACAGCACTGgtgcttgagcagcagcctgTCAATATCTCGACGAACCCTGATTTTCTCGGGACCGTTTATACTAATGGCACGAGACATATCCTGGAGACCCGGTCGCTTAAAGACGTGTCCGACGCTGTGGCTCAAGATGGCAGCCTAAACATTGAGTTTCCACACAACGAGACAGGGATTGAACATCGCCTTTTCGCTTTCTATGAAAAGTTCTCCGGGTATCGCGAGCAAATCAGTCCGGAACGAATCGTACAGGTCCCGCAGACGCCAGTAGGCAGCTACATCCAAAATGGATCTTGGGTCAACGACCATTTTTCTGTCGCAGGAGCTCAGCTTCTCATCGACTTCTGGGAGAACACGATGTTGGACGACGACCTTCGTCAATTGCTTCGTGACGTCGGCAACTTGGCTTGGGAAGACAGCATGGAATTTGGTGCTGGGGTCGCCGTCTGGTGGACTCCAAACATGCTACAGGCGTTTCAGTCCCTCATTGGGTACGACTTCACGAAGTTTCTGCCACTGATCTTCTCGCACGTGTCGCAGGACCCTGGCCCATTGCCGTCGCCTGATCAATTCTTTAccagcgatgatgatgagggtcAACACTACTTGCACGACTATTGGACGACG CTCACAGCACTAAATCGAGTCTATTTGGATACATTATCAGATTGGGCGAGGAACGGGCTGAACTGCAGGTACAGCGCACAAGTCGTCTACAACCTTCCGATGGAAATGGCAGCCAACGTCCCCGCAGTCGATGTTCCGGAGT CGAACTTGGCTGGACTGAATATCGTCAGCAACGAATTAGGAGCCGAGTATGCGGCAGCATATACGCAAACGCTTCCAGAGCTCATTTCTGATGTTAAACGCTCCATCATGGGAGGCGCCAACAGAATGGTCTACCACGGATATCCATACTCTGGCAACTATCCCAACACCAGTTGGCCCGGCTATACAACATTCTATTATCGCTTCTCCTCCATGCACGGACCGCGGCAACCGGCCTGGGAGTATTATAACGACTACATGAGCTGGACGTCAAGAATGCAGCCCATAGCTCAAAGTGGTGTGCCAAAGATGGATGTAGCATTCTGGATCCATGATTTGACAACATATATCACTTTGCCGAAGTACAATGTGTCAGAAATGGACAAAATTG GTTTCACCTACGAATATATCAGCCCGAGCAATTTCGATCTGAGCAACGCCTACGTCAGACATGGCGTTCTGGCTCCAGATCGCCAGGCTTTCAAGGCTCTTGTGATTCGCAGAAATGACACCATGACCTTACTCGGGGCACAGAGAGTTGCAGAGTGGGCTTTGCAAGGGCTCAAAGTAGTCTTTGTTGGAGGACTTCCCCAGCAGGTGTCAACCCATTCTGAACAGAAGAACCGTATCGAAATCGCATCTATTCTTCAACGGATGGCGAATCTGCATAACTTCTTTGTTGTCCCCGAAAACGACCTTGCCGAGTCTCTTCGATCGGTCGTTGGTCTGACGCCCAAAGCTTTGGTGTCGACCGAAGGGCTGTGGCAGACCTACTGGCGGGAGGATGAGAACGAACGTCGGATCACAGTGATCCTGTACAACGACGCCGTCGGAAGACCTCATGGAGAGGGCACCTCAAACGGAACGGTTCGGTTTGCCGTGCAAGGTGCTCCTTATTTGTACGACGGATGGACCGGAACGTCGATCGCCGTGCGGACTTGTCGAGTGAGTGACGATGGCATCACGATCCCCCTCACTATTGCAGGCAACCAAACCTTGATTCTGGCTTTCCACAAGGACGAAACCCCTCGTTGCGAATGCTTCGGTCTTCCACCAGGCGTGTCGTTGCATGATACGACAGAAGGGAACGTGCTTCGAGTTCAGAACCGCGAGACTGCTCGAGACTTGAAGCTGCTTGATGGACGAGTGATTCAGCTCGAAGCCGCTCCCCATGCTCTCGAACTAGAGAATTGGACTCTCATTGTCGAATCTTGGCTACCTCCCAACGCCTCTCGCACTGGATCTGACGACTCCTACGATTCATTGAAAACGAATGAGACATTCCAGATAACAGAGCTGAAGTCTTGGTCTACGATTTCTAATACTCTTCGAAATACGTCCGGTCGTGGCTTCTACACAGCTTCGTTCGACTGGCCATTGTCTGGAGCACGGTCGAATGGTGCTGAGATTGATCTTGGCTTTATTCTTCACACTGCCCGGGTGTGGATCAACGATAATCAGCTGCCGCCTCTCGATCCCACGGCGCCGAGCTGCGATATCAGTGAGTACTTGCGTGTTGGAAGCAATGAGGTCAGAGTTGTGGTGTCTACGACACTTGGAGGAGCCGTTAGGGAGCACTGGACGAGCATAATGGTTGAAGGAGCTCCAGTAACAATGACTGCTTTACCTCCTGATGAGCAAATGCAAGGGTTGGTTGCTCCGGTGAATATTATTCCCTACAGCGTCACCATAGTATCATGA